In the genome of Candidatus Sulfotelmatobacter sp., the window GGCGGGCGCCAGACCGTTAGCGATTGAACCTGCGTAGCCGGGTTTCGTTTCTTGGCGTTCTTTGCTGCATTCCTTAGTTGCGATTTTAGAGCCGTTGAACTATGGCGGCGCCACGAAGAAAAAACCCTTAACCGCAAAGAGCCCAAAGGTATCGAGCGCGAATTCGGGACACTATCAGACGCTCCAGTACTAATTTAAGATCAGTGCGCTCCGCTCGATTGGCCCTTGATCCCGCCCTGTTCTAGAATCATTCGTTTGCCCTAACACATCTCTTCTTACTGAGGATTATTGCCTTGCCCGATACTCTGTACGACATCGCCATCATCGGCAGCGGCCCCGCCGGATACACGGCCGCCATTCGCGCCGGCCAATACGGCCTGAAGACCGCGCTCATCGAAAAAGATGGATTCCTGGGCGGCACCTGCCTGCACGTCGGTTGCATCCCGACGAAGGCGCTGCTGTTCAATGCCGAACTCTGGGACCACCTCAAAGAAGCGAAAGAATTCGGAATCGACGGCGTCGACGCCCGCAAACTGAATTGGGCCGCGATTCAGGATCGCAAAGGAAAAATTGTGGCCAAACACGCCAAAGGCCTCGAATTCCTGATGAAGAAGAATAAGGTGCAGACCGTAAAAGGTTACGGCAAGCTCACCGGCCCGGCACAAAGCGGAGTGTTCACAGTTGAAGTCTCAGACAATGGCAAGTCCAGCCACATCAAGGCGAAGAATGTAATTCTCGCCACCGGCTCGGAAGCCCGCATGCTGCCAGGCCTCGAGGCGAACGACCGCGTTCTCACCAACATCGAAATCTTGAGCCTGAAAGAGTTGCCGAAATCAATTGTGATCGTCGGGGCCGGCGCCGTAGGCGTAGAGTTCGCCTCGATCTACCGTTCGTTCGATTGCGAAGTCACGATCGTCGAAATGCTGCCGCGACTGGTTCCGATCGAAGATGAAGAAGTCTCGAAAGAACTGGCGCGCGTCTACCGCAAGCGCGGCATCAACTTCCACACCAGCGCGAAGGTCGACAAAGTTGAGAACACGAAGGCGGGAATCGCTGTGACCATTACCGCCGAAGGCAAGCAACAAAAGATCGAGGCCGAGAAAATCCTGATCGCCGTTGGCCGCAAGCCGCGGACGCAAAATATCGGCCTCGAGAAAACAAAAATCAAGCCCGACCGCGAATTCATCAAAACCGATTCCTGGATGCAGACCTCCGAACCCGGCATCTACGCGGTCGGTGACATCGTGCTCGGCACGCCGCAACTGGCCCACGTCGGCGCCATGGAAGCTCTCGTCGCAGTCGCGAAAATCGCCGGCAAGCCCGGCAAGCCCATCAACCCCGAGCACATTCCCGGCGCCACGTACTGCCATCCCGAAATCGGCAGCGTCGGCCTCACCGAAACCAAAGCCCGCGAAGCCGGATACAACGTGAAGATTGGCAAGTTTCCCTTCACCGCCAACTCGCGCGCCTCGATCGTTGGCCAGCATGAAGGCTTCATCAAAATCGTCTCTGATGCAGACTACGGCGAAATTCTCGGCGTTCACATCATCGGACCCCAAGCGACCGAGTTGATCGCCGAAGCCGTCACCGCCATGGAACTCGAAGCCACTGTCGAAGACTTAATGTGGACCATCCACGCCCACCCCACGTTGGCCGAAGCCATGCTGGACGCGTCGAACAGTGTGTATGGGATTGCAATCAACGCATGAGAAAATTGAGTAATTGGGGAATTTAGTAATTGAGTAAATTTCAAACCCGAGAAATTAAGGTCTTGAGATTTCAAATTATCCAATTACCAAATTTCCCAATTACTCAATGATTTCGGTCGTCCAACTCGGCACCGTCAACTACGCCGTTGGCCTTCGCCTGCAGCAACAACTAGTCGCCCTGCGCAAGGAAGAAAAAATCGGCGACATCCTCCTCCTGCTGGAGCACACGCCGGTGATCACACTAGGCCGCAACGCGAAAGCCGGCAACGTCATCGCCTCCCCCGAACTGCTTGCCCAGCGCGGCGTCGAACTCTTCGAATGCGATCGCGGCGGCGACGTTACCTTTCACGGCCCCGGCCAACTCGTCGGCTATCCCGTCTTCGACCTCCGCTCTCACGCTCGTGGAAGGCCGGACGCCCCCATCCACCCGGACGAGTCGAAGACTCGTCCTTTAGTTCCCCTGCGCAAAACCCTAGGCGTAATCGACTTTGTCCGCCGCCTTGAAGAAGTCCTGATCCGCACCTGCGCCGACTTCGCAATTCCCGGCAAGCGCGTCGCGGGCCTAACCGGCGTCTGGACCGATCCCGATTCTTCGGTCCCACTAAACGTATTGTCATCCCGAGCGAAAGAGAACGATCCGAAGGATCGTTCTCTGCAGTCGAGGGACCTGCTTTTTGCCGGCAATGCAACAAATACCGAAGCCAAACTTGCCGCCATCGGCGTCCACATCTCCCGCTCCGTCACCTCGCACGGCTTCGCGCTCAACGTAAACACCGACCTCAGCTACTTCAACCTGATCGTCCCCTGCGGCATCACCTCAAAGCCGGTGACATCGATGCGAGAACAACTCGGTAAGCCTCTCGACTTGAACGCCGTAGCCGAATCCATCTCCCGCAACTTCGGCACGGTATTTCAAAGCCAGATCCTTTGGGTCGAGAGCCTTGACGCTCTCCATGCCGGAGATGCGTGCTCGTTGAGCAATCCCTAGCACTTTCCCCCGCACTCGCGATACCATCAAGAGTCGCGCCAAGCGCAAGCATTCATCATGGCAACCAAGAAAAAATCCAGTCCCAAGCACAGCTCAAATGGCAACGCACCGCGCAAAGGTCGTGTGGGGACGGGCGCAGCCGCCCGTCCCGTCGAGCGCAACTCGACGAAGGGAAATAATTCTTCTAACAAGGACCTCCGCACCTACTCGATCCCCGACCTGCGCCTTGAGCACCCCGACTTCACCGTCCGCCAAGCCATCGAAAAAGATAAAGACGGTACCGAACACGTTCGCTACGAGGTGCAAGGTAATCTCGACACGCCAGTCCCGCCCATCCGCGACTCGAAATATTTGAGCAAGCAGCAGTGCATCGAGATCTACCGCTTCATGCTGCTCAACCGCAAAATGGAGGTCGCGCTCGAAAATCTCTACAAGCAAGGCAAAGTCGTCGGCGGAGTTTATTTCGGACTCGGCCAGGAAGCCTGCTCCTGCGCCTCCGCCTACGCACTCGATAAAGACGACTGGTTCGCGCCCATGATCCGCAACCAGGGCTCGTTGCTAGTCCGCGGCTTCGCCGCCCGCGACACCATGATGCAGTACATGGCCAAAGCCGATTCGCCCACCCGCGGCCGCGATGGCACTTCGCACTTCGGCGATATCGAAAAGCGCAACATGGTTTCGCCCATCTCCATGCTCGGCGATTTGATTCCCGTGCTTTCCGGCGTCGCCCTCGGCGCGCGCCTGCAAGGCCGCAACGTCGCCGTCATGACCTACATCGGTGACGGAGGCCAGTCCACCGGCGTCACTTACGAAGGCATCAATTTCGCCGCCGTGCAAAATCTCGGCCTCGTGCTCTTTGTCGAATCAAATCTCTGGGCCTACTCCACGCCGAGCGAAATGCAGTACCGCTGCAAGGATCTCGCCGAGCGCGCCATCGGATACGGCATCCCCGGCGTGATCGTCGACGGCACTGACGCCTGCCAGGTCTATGACGCCGCGCACGAAGCGGTAGACCGCGCCCACCGCGGCGAAGGCCCCACCATGATCGAAGCCAAAATGATGCGCATGAAAGGCCACGCCATCCACGACGCCGCCGCGTATGTGCCCAAAGAAATGCTCGCGTACTGGAAAAAGCGCGACCCCATCGCGAGATTTGAGAATTATTTAGTGAAAGAAAAGAAATGGCTGAGCGCTAAAGAAAACGAAGCGTTGATTGCAGAAGTCGAACGCATCATTGAAGCCGAACGCGAGATCGCCGTCAACTCTCCGATGCCAACAGCAGAGTCCGCCGAAGGCGGCGTCTATTGCGAAGACGGCTGCCACGAGATCAAACCGAAATATGGCATGCCAAAAGTAAAGGAAGGAACTGGCGGCTACAAGGAAACCGAAGCAGCGGTACACTTGAAGTAATGCCTACGTCGTGGGCCCTTCCTTGCCCAGACGCTTTGTTGCTCGTTTCGGCTGAAGTTTGCGCTCCCGTTTCTCGGGAAGCGCTGCTGCGGATTCGTTACGCCCGATCGTGAGTATTGCCGGCTTGCAAAGAACTTCCCGGATCACCATCTGCGATAACATCTTTCTGGTTACGGCTGCTCGTGCGAGGATCGCAGTGTCAGAAGTCAACGCGATCACATGCTCACCACTTTCGACTCGGCCGGCGTCACAGGCCAAGGCGATGGCTTGGACGCAAAGACTCATGCTTCCGCAAAACATATTCAACGTTTCTCCAAGCAGGTTAAAACCACGCCCCACCGTCGTTTGCAGCGCTGCTCCCGGCTCCACTGCATCGAACGGTAAATGCGCTCTAACAAGGGGAATTTTGTGCGACTCCATCAATGCTTCAATCTCGCCCGCAATAGTCGCCTCGTAGGGTTTGCTGTTGGAGTCGGTAAATGTTTTTCCGGCCGGGAACGTCACGGCGACCAAACCTATGTGCGCGTATTCTTGGTGAACCCAGAAATTTTCGACCGCACGCTTGACGCCTTCTCCGTAAGCCGTGAAGATTACAAGTTTCCCAATGCTCTGTTGCACGGCAGCCTGGAAAGCGATCTTAAGACAATCGTCAAGATTGTCCCTTCCCTCCTGAAGAAAGTAAGTCGTCTGAGCGATGAAACTCTTGGTCATTTCCCTTTGATCCTGAAGCCTAGAATGTTCGTGAACGGTTTTCCTGTTTTGCGATGCTTCAAAACTGCGCGAATAAAAGAAAAAGCTTCGACACGCTGCAGATCCAAACCACCAATCTCCTCTTGCGCGTAATGAGGCTCGCGCGCTTGATAATGCATGTGGAGTCCACTACAGGTGTCAATTCTAAGCTCTAGTGGGTCGTCAGGCGAGCCTCGCAGCGCGCGGCCAAATGTATCTACGGACTCTGTGTGGCCATAGTGATAAGCCCACTGAACCTTTCTGCTGATCATCAATCCGGCGATCTTGTCATAGCTCTCCCAGATACGAATATGCTTGCGATCTTTAAAATCGACAATCATCTCGACCTGCCAGCCAAGAGGCGGCGCGATTACTTCCCACGCGGCTTCTTGCACGCTGCAGTCAGACGGGGTCTTGAGCTTTGAAAGCTTAAGCTCGAAGTCTCTGCGGAAAGTGAAATAATCCACAGAGGTTGTCTATGCAGCCAGCGCGGCCTGATCGCCGGGAGTCGGAGACTTTTTGGACTTTGCTTTGACTTTGGCGAGATATCCGCTGCGTACTTCGGCATCGACCTCGCGCAGCAGGAGACGTTGGCGCACGTAGGTTTCCCACCGAAGAAGCACATCCTCAGAGAGTTTCTTGCGGGCGGCTGTGTCTTTTAGCATTTCAAGAGACGAGATGCCGTACTGGTCCTCGAGACCACGAATGAGGTTATCCAAGTCGGTGATGTTGAGAACGGTCGTTGGCATCGGGTTCCTCCGGTGGCTACGTGTAGAATTCAGAAGCCGAGAGCCCGGCGTGCGTAAAGGCGAGTTGCATCGTCTAGACATGCTTTGTATCAGATGCTGCTGGGCTTCTGCAAGGACTATCGACAATTTGGCGAACGAGGGTAATCGACTCTAAACTCCTCGCTCACAAGAAGTTAGAAAAGCGTAATCTGGCAACAAAATCCTTGGTAATCTCTTAGACAGCGGCTGCCCCTATGCTCCTCACCTACCTCGAAGCCATACGCCAGGGAATCTGGGAAGAAATGGACCGCGACCCATCCGTCTTCTGCCTCGGCGAAGACATCGGCATTTACGGCGGCGCGTTCAAAGTCACCGACGGATTCATCGACCGCTTCGGCCCGGATCGCGTCATCGACACACCCATCGCCGAGTCCGCCATCGTCGGCGCAGCCTTCGGAGCATCACTCACTGGCATGCGCCCCGTCGCCGAATTCCAGTTCATGGATTTCATCGGCTGCGCCTTCAATCAGATCAGCAACATGGTCGCCAAAACGCACTATCTCTGGGGCGCGCCCGCCCCGCTCGTTCTGCGCGGCCCCAGCGGCGGATACGTCCACGGCGGTCCCTTCCACTCGCAGAATCCCGAGATGTGGTTCGTCCACAATCCTGGCCTGAAAGTCATTTGCCCGGCGACGCCCTACGACGCCAAGGGCCTGATCAAAGCCGCCATCCGCGACAACAATCCCTGCATCTTCTTCGAGCACAAATATCTCTACCGCCGCATCAAAGGCGAAGTCCCCGGGGAAGACTACGTCGTTCCCATCGGCAAGGCCAACCTCGCCCGCGAAGGCCGCGACCTCAGCATCATTACTTATGCCGCGATGGTTCATACCGCGCTCGAAGCCGCCGAAATTCTCGCCAGAGAAAATATCGGTCTCGAAATCCTCGACCTGCGCACTGTCTCCCCGCTCGACCGCGAAGCCATTGCGCAAACAGTGAAGAAAACCAACAAAGTCATCATCCTCCACGAGCACTCCCGCACCGGCGGGCTCGCCGGAGAAATCGCGGCGATCATTAATGAAGAGGCCTTCGACGATCTCGACGGCCCCATCGTCCGTATCGCCGGCCTGGACTCCGCCATCCCCTTCTCCCCGCCGCAGGAACATCATTACTTGCCGAAAGTGGAAGATGTAGTCCGCGAAGCCCGCCGCTTGAAAGCGTACTGAGCCTTTGCCGAAAAGAGGTTGGGGTAAGAAGAACATTTAGGGCGGGCACCCTCGTCCGTCCGTCCAACGAAGCTCGACTCCCCGTCCATCCATCTGCCACAATACCTCCGGAGGCCTCATGGGCAAGTTCCTACTCGGGGTAATCGTCACGCTCCTCATCCTCATCCTCGGCGGACTCGGCTTCGCCATGCTGGGTTTAATGCCGACCGCCGCCAATGTAGAACCTTCCCACATTGAGAGTCGGCTGGCTATGGGCGCGGTCGACGCCGCTATGGAGCGTCACGCCCCGCACGTCACCAATCCGCTCACTCCCACCGATCAGAATCTCGAAGACGGCATGAAGCTCTACACCATGAACTGTGCCGGTTGCCATGGCACTCTCGATCGCAAATTTTCCCCGTTCGGCAAGTCGTTCTACCCGCCCGCTCCCAATCTCATCTCCGATCCCCCCGACGATCCCGAGTGGCACATCTTCTACACCATTCGCACCGGCGTGCGCTACTCAGGCATGCCCGCTTGGGAGAAAGACATCAGCGAACAAGAGATGTGGAAGATCACCATGTTCCTCTCGCATATGGACAAACTTCCGCCAGCTGTCCAGGAATATTGGAAGACGAACTTCAACGTGGTTGCGCCCTCGGAAGAAGATAAGAAAGACGAAAAGAAGGAAGGCACCGGCAAAGAGAAGCACGACCACCACTAAAAATAACGAAAACGGAATGAAGAACATGAGGGGCTGGCGCCTTCGCGGGCCTGCCCTAAAGGGTAGCCGAAGGCACAGCCTAGCGCAGCTCGGGCTTGTCCCTCGCAGCCGACCAACTCCGCCAAACGCTATAATATTCGCTTGCGCCGGACCCGAATCTCCAAATCTTGGGCCCCGCGTGGAAGGAAAATCATGCCGACTGACATCATCATGCCCCAGATGGGCGAGTCCATCGTCGAGGGCACTATTACCAAGTGGTTGAAAAAGCCTGGCGACAAAGTTCAGCGCGACGAGCCTCTCTTCGAAATCTCCACCGACAAAGTCGACGCCGAAATCCCCGCCCCAGCCTCCGGTGTGCTCCAGGAAATCAAGGTGACCGAAGGCACCACGGTGAATGTGAACACGATAGTCGGAACCATCGCAGCAGATGGCGAAGCCGTCGCAGCTCCCGCCAAGTCGGCCGCAGCGCCACCATCAGAAAGAGCCACCGCGAAATCAGACAGTAGCGCCGGCGTCCCGCCGGCTGTCGCGGGGGCGTCCCGCCCGCGCACCCCGGAGCCGCAACCGGCGCCGCCCACTGCTCACGACGACGAAGAAGAGACCCGCTCCTCGCCCTTAGTCCGCAAAATCGCCCGCGAGCACGGCGTCAATCTCTCCCAAATCTCCGGCACCGGACTCGGTGGCCGCATCACTAAACAGGACATCATGTCCTTCATTGAGAATCAGGGCTCGCAGCCGGCTCATGTCGAGACGGCAAGTGTGGGGAGAGCAAGTGTGGGCACAGACCGTGTGGGGACGGACGCATTCGTCCGTCCCGCCGAGCGCAGCGAAGCGCCGGCGCCCGCCGCGCGTCCCGCGCCCTATCCCGGCGACGTCGTCCCGATGTCGAACATGCGCAAGCTGATCGCCAAGCACATGATCGAGTCCCGCCGCAGCAGCGCCCACGTCCACTGCATGTACGAAGTGGACTTTACCCGCATCGTCAATTTGCGCAACAAGCACAAAGCCGGCTTCGAGCAGCGCCACGGCGCTCGCCTCACCTTCATGCCATTCTTCGTGCGCGCCGCCGTCATGGCCCTGCAGCAGTGGCCGATCATCAATGCGTCTCTCGACGGCGACAACATCCGCTACCACCGCCACATTAATATGGGCATCGCCGTCGCCCTCGACTGGGGACTAATTGTTCCAGTCCTGAAAAACGCGGGAGACCTTAACTTCCTCGGCCTTCAGCGCGGCATCACCGATCTCGGCGAGCGCGCCCGCACCAAGAAACTCAAGCCCGACGACGTCGAGGGTTCCACGTTCACCATCACCAACCCCGGCCAGTTCGGCGCCGTCTTCGGCCTGCCCATCATCAACCAGCCCAACTCCGCCATCATGGGCGTCGGCGGCATCAC includes:
- a CDS encoding thiamine pyrophosphate-dependent dehydrogenase E1 component subunit alpha, producing the protein MATKKKSSPKHSSNGNAPRKGRVGTGAAARPVERNSTKGNNSSNKDLRTYSIPDLRLEHPDFTVRQAIEKDKDGTEHVRYEVQGNLDTPVPPIRDSKYLSKQQCIEIYRFMLLNRKMEVALENLYKQGKVVGGVYFGLGQEACSCASAYALDKDDWFAPMIRNQGSLLVRGFAARDTMMQYMAKADSPTRGRDGTSHFGDIEKRNMVSPISMLGDLIPVLSGVALGARLQGRNVAVMTYIGDGGQSTGVTYEGINFAAVQNLGLVLFVESNLWAYSTPSEMQYRCKDLAERAIGYGIPGVIVDGTDACQVYDAAHEAVDRAHRGEGPTMIEAKMMRMKGHAIHDAAAYVPKEMLAYWKKRDPIARFENYLVKEKKWLSAKENEALIAEVERIIEAEREIAVNSPMPTAESAEGGVYCEDGCHEIKPKYGMPKVKEGTGGYKETEAAVHLK
- the sucB gene encoding 2-oxoglutarate dehydrogenase, E2 component, dihydrolipoamide succinyltransferase, producing MRRTRISKSWAPRGRKIMPTDIIMPQMGESIVEGTITKWLKKPGDKVQRDEPLFEISTDKVDAEIPAPASGVLQEIKVTEGTTVNVNTIVGTIAADGEAVAAPAKSAAAPPSERATAKSDSSAGVPPAVAGASRPRTPEPQPAPPTAHDDEEETRSSPLVRKIAREHGVNLSQISGTGLGGRITKQDIMSFIENQGSQPAHVETASVGRASVGTDRVGTDAFVRPAERSEAPAPAARPAPYPGDVVPMSNMRKLIAKHMIESRRSSAHVHCMYEVDFTRIVNLRNKHKAGFEQRHGARLTFMPFFVRAAVMALQQWPIINASLDGDNIRYHRHINMGIAVALDWGLIVPVLKNAGDLNFLGLQRGITDLGERARTKKLKPDDVEGSTFTITNPGQFGAVFGLPIINQPNSAIMGVGGITKQPLVITDKDGTDSIAIRSVVHLTLGYDHRLIDGAVADQFMAQVKKNLENWNEEVG
- a CDS encoding alpha-ketoacid dehydrogenase subunit beta, giving the protein MLLTYLEAIRQGIWEEMDRDPSVFCLGEDIGIYGGAFKVTDGFIDRFGPDRVIDTPIAESAIVGAAFGASLTGMRPVAEFQFMDFIGCAFNQISNMVAKTHYLWGAPAPLVLRGPSGGYVHGGPFHSQNPEMWFVHNPGLKVICPATPYDAKGLIKAAIRDNNPCIFFEHKYLYRRIKGEVPGEDYVVPIGKANLAREGRDLSIITYAAMVHTALEAAEILARENIGLEILDLRTVSPLDREAIAQTVKKTNKVIILHEHSRTGGLAGEIAAIINEEAFDDLDGPIVRIAGLDSAIPFSPPQEHHYLPKVEDVVREARRLKAY
- a CDS encoding cytochrome c; translated protein: MGKFLLGVIVTLLILILGGLGFAMLGLMPTAANVEPSHIESRLAMGAVDAAMERHAPHVTNPLTPTDQNLEDGMKLYTMNCAGCHGTLDRKFSPFGKSFYPPAPNLISDPPDDPEWHIFYTIRTGVRYSGMPAWEKDISEQEMWKITMFLSHMDKLPPAVQEYWKTNFNVVAPSEEDKKDEKKEGTGKEKHDHH
- a CDS encoding lipoyl(octanoyl) transferase — its product is MISVVQLGTVNYAVGLRLQQQLVALRKEEKIGDILLLLEHTPVITLGRNAKAGNVIASPELLAQRGVELFECDRGGDVTFHGPGQLVGYPVFDLRSHARGRPDAPIHPDESKTRPLVPLRKTLGVIDFVRRLEEVLIRTCADFAIPGKRVAGLTGVWTDPDSSVPLNVLSSRAKENDPKDRSLQSRDLLFAGNATNTEAKLAAIGVHISRSVTSHGFALNVNTDLSYFNLIVPCGITSKPVTSMREQLGKPLDLNAVAESISRNFGTVFQSQILWVESLDALHAGDACSLSNP
- the lpdA gene encoding dihydrolipoyl dehydrogenase, whose amino-acid sequence is MPDTLYDIAIIGSGPAGYTAAIRAGQYGLKTALIEKDGFLGGTCLHVGCIPTKALLFNAELWDHLKEAKEFGIDGVDARKLNWAAIQDRKGKIVAKHAKGLEFLMKKNKVQTVKGYGKLTGPAQSGVFTVEVSDNGKSSHIKAKNVILATGSEARMLPGLEANDRVLTNIEILSLKELPKSIVIVGAGAVGVEFASIYRSFDCEVTIVEMLPRLVPIEDEEVSKELARVYRKRGINFHTSAKVDKVENTKAGIAVTITAEGKQQKIEAEKILIAVGRKPRTQNIGLEKTKIKPDREFIKTDSWMQTSEPGIYAVGDIVLGTPQLAHVGAMEALVAVAKIAGKPGKPINPEHIPGATYCHPEIGSVGLTETKAREAGYNVKIGKFPFTANSRASIVGQHEGFIKIVSDADYGEILGVHIIGPQATELIAEAVTAMELEATVEDLMWTIHAHPTLAEAMLDASNSVYGIAINA